The Allorhodopirellula heiligendammensis genome includes a window with the following:
- a CDS encoding class I SAM-dependent methyltransferase, whose translation MTSQAAIPRRRPYWTRAIAVMKEWLRCPSQVASIIPSFPFLTEQIADRDCVRSAQRIVDLGPGTGGTTERLLKHAGPDCRVLAIEKATGFIEPLEEIGDSRLTVVQDDVVGLERVLMIHDFKSPDVIVSGIPFSSLDAETAESTIKAIHRDLSVGGTFIAYQLRSHVVTYAEPLFGKPTVTNVILNLPPLRVFTWTKNAE comes from the coding sequence ATGACAAGCCAAGCCGCAATTCCCCGTCGTCGTCCTTATTGGACTCGCGCCATTGCTGTGATGAAAGAGTGGCTGCGATGTCCGTCGCAAGTCGCATCGATCATTCCCAGCTTTCCGTTTCTCACTGAGCAGATTGCTGATCGCGACTGTGTACGATCGGCTCAGCGGATCGTCGACCTCGGGCCTGGCACCGGAGGCACTACCGAGCGTTTGCTCAAACATGCTGGCCCGGACTGCCGCGTACTGGCAATCGAGAAGGCGACCGGTTTCATTGAGCCGTTAGAGGAAATCGGTGACTCACGACTGACTGTCGTGCAGGACGACGTGGTAGGTTTGGAACGTGTCCTAATGATACACGATTTCAAGTCGCCGGACGTTATCGTATCTGGTATTCCATTCTCGTCGCTGGATGCCGAAACCGCCGAGTCGACGATCAAGGCGATTCATCGAGACTTGAGTGTCGGTGGCACGTTCATAGCCTACCAACTGAGGAGTCATGTAGTGACGTACGCCGAACCGCTATTTGGCAAGCCCACTGTGACCAACGTGATCCTGAACCTCCCTCCACTGCGTGTATTCACCTGGACCAAGAACGCTGAGTGA
- a CDS encoding ferritin-like domain-containing protein — protein sequence MSMKTLADAFYDELRDALSAEKQLVKALPKMAKNASCEKLTKALQDHLTETEEQVQRVEKAFQDTGKAAKAKTCEAMKGLITEAEDMLKEDAEPAVKDAVIIACAQKVEHYEIATYGTLCTWAKALGYDNALKLLKQNIDEEEAADEKLSQLAKAINKDALATG from the coding sequence ATGTCGATGAAAACCTTAGCCGATGCATTCTATGATGAACTTCGCGACGCCCTTAGCGCGGAGAAGCAGTTAGTGAAGGCCCTCCCAAAGATGGCCAAAAACGCGTCGTGCGAGAAGCTCACGAAAGCCCTTCAAGACCATCTGACAGAAACAGAAGAACAGGTCCAGCGAGTTGAAAAGGCATTCCAGGATACCGGTAAAGCTGCCAAGGCAAAAACTTGCGAGGCTATGAAGGGCTTGATTACTGAAGCCGAGGACATGCTCAAGGAAGACGCTGAACCGGCCGTCAAGGACGCCGTCATCATCGCCTGTGCGCAGAAAGTTGAGCACTACGAGATTGCGACCTATGGAACGCTATGCACCTGGGCGAAAGCTCTCGGATATGACAATGCACTGAAGCTGCTCAAACAGAATATTGATGAGGAAGAAGCGGCCGATGAGAAACTTTCGCAGCTGGCCAAGGCGATTAACAAGGATGCACTGGCCACTGGTTGA
- a CDS encoding SDR family oxidoreductase, translating into MKIDLRGRVYVVTGGSDGIGKGIAETVAECGGKVAIISRDEHAMQSVVQAIGAAGGEAFYAAADVSKNDQMRDAFRSIVDHFGSIDGVVANAGTNGTWAPVDELTLEDWERTINVNLTGTFLTVHHSVPYLRDRGGGSIVIISSINGTRTFTNEGASAYATSKAGQLAFGKMLALELAKSKIRVNILCPGGIKSNIHQKTERDNLEAIEIPVNYPEGEIPLTAGEMGDPIDVAAMAAFLLSDLASHITGTPVWIDGGQSLLQ; encoded by the coding sequence ATGAAGATTGATCTACGTGGTCGGGTCTATGTCGTCACTGGCGGCAGTGACGGTATCGGCAAGGGGATTGCAGAAACGGTCGCGGAATGCGGCGGCAAAGTGGCGATCATCAGTCGCGACGAGCATGCCATGCAATCTGTCGTTCAGGCTATTGGAGCTGCTGGCGGTGAGGCGTTCTATGCTGCCGCCGATGTGTCGAAAAACGATCAGATGCGAGATGCCTTCCGATCGATCGTCGATCACTTTGGAAGCATCGACGGGGTCGTGGCGAACGCAGGGACCAACGGAACCTGGGCACCCGTTGATGAATTGACGCTGGAGGACTGGGAGCGCACGATAAACGTGAACCTCACTGGGACGTTTCTGACAGTTCATCACAGCGTGCCCTATCTACGCGATCGAGGTGGCGGCAGCATCGTCATTATTTCATCGATCAACGGAACCCGTACATTTACCAATGAAGGTGCGTCTGCCTACGCGACCAGCAAAGCGGGCCAATTGGCTTTCGGGAAGATGCTCGCGTTGGAACTCGCCAAGTCAAAGATCCGCGTCAACATCCTGTGTCCTGGCGGAATCAAATCCAACATCCACCAGAAAACAGAGCGTGATAATCTCGAAGCGATTGAGATTCCCGTCAATTATCCTGAGGGCGAGATTCCGCTAACTGCTGGTGAGATGGGAGATCCTATCGATGTCGCCGCGATGGCCGCATTCTTGCTCAGTGACCTTGCTTCGCACATCACGGGGACTCCCGTTTGGATTGACGGCGGACAATCCCTGCTGCAATAG
- a CDS encoding RecQ family ATP-dependent DNA helicase, producing MDQETESVVVETPANDSHRSRLPGDQRSSLPTGRWSNLHQRLETAFGFTRFRPGQTKACRAAMEGRDTLILMPTGSGKSLCYQLPGLELEGVTVVVSPLISLAEDQAASLRDNGIEAAIFNSSKSARQIQQFRDDLQSKKTEFVFTTPERLQQTDLCDLLGEIGVDFFVVDEAHCVSQWGHDFRPDYLCLQHARKRLGNPPLLAMTATASPAMIDDIVYSLGLDDPVIVSSGVFRPNLRLAVLPCSGVNEKDAKVRELLTADDSLIGNEPAIIYCNTTKEVDRLRDRFADMKMPVMGYHGKMKTADRLKSYQAFMDGPPGVMFATNAFGLGIDKADIRRVIHYSLPGSLEAYYQEVGRAGRDGKNANCTLLYDPADVDVLKMFAGGHLDSSQLNTAHHCLQQGIERWGSDDGTVSLSELKKISALGRPTLTSCLQQLASRGFVSPAGRGRWRCVVDVIDHDVTDDLARQGQHRAENRQIAVRQMVNYAESRSCRWAALLDHFEDERTLGRTPCRCDICDPTGNGLAQLDGNSPAD from the coding sequence GTGGATCAAGAAACTGAAAGCGTCGTTGTCGAAACCCCTGCCAATGATTCGCACAGGTCCAGGCTACCTGGAGACCAGCGGTCATCCCTACCCACGGGACGCTGGTCGAATCTCCATCAGCGACTCGAGACAGCATTTGGATTCACTCGCTTCCGCCCGGGACAGACAAAAGCTTGCCGTGCTGCCATGGAGGGTCGCGATACCCTGATATTGATGCCAACTGGATCCGGGAAAAGTCTTTGCTACCAGCTTCCAGGACTCGAACTCGAGGGCGTGACGGTCGTCGTCAGTCCGCTGATATCCTTGGCGGAAGATCAAGCGGCAAGCCTTCGCGATAACGGGATCGAAGCAGCGATTTTCAATAGTTCCAAGTCGGCGCGGCAAATCCAGCAATTTCGCGACGACTTGCAATCGAAGAAAACAGAGTTTGTTTTCACGACGCCAGAGCGATTGCAGCAGACAGATCTCTGTGACTTGCTGGGCGAGATCGGTGTTGATTTCTTCGTTGTCGACGAGGCGCATTGTGTGAGTCAATGGGGACATGACTTCCGTCCAGACTACCTTTGTTTGCAGCACGCTCGCAAGCGTCTAGGTAATCCACCGCTTCTGGCCATGACAGCAACCGCATCTCCCGCCATGATTGATGACATTGTCTATTCCCTTGGCCTCGACGATCCCGTCATTGTCTCCAGTGGAGTGTTTCGGCCCAATCTGCGGCTTGCGGTTCTGCCGTGCTCAGGAGTGAACGAAAAGGATGCCAAAGTTCGCGAACTACTGACTGCGGATGATTCGCTCATTGGGAATGAGCCGGCAATTATCTACTGCAATACGACGAAAGAAGTCGATCGGCTGCGTGATCGTTTTGCCGATATGAAGATGCCGGTTATGGGCTACCATGGCAAGATGAAGACCGCCGACCGGTTGAAGTCATATCAAGCGTTCATGGATGGTCCGCCCGGGGTGATGTTTGCCACCAACGCGTTTGGTTTGGGAATTGACAAGGCGGATATTCGACGTGTCATTCACTATAGCCTGCCGGGGTCCTTGGAAGCCTACTATCAGGAGGTCGGCCGAGCAGGGCGAGACGGCAAGAATGCCAATTGCACACTTCTGTATGACCCTGCTGATGTAGACGTGTTGAAGATGTTCGCGGGCGGACATCTCGATTCATCGCAGCTCAATACCGCCCATCATTGTCTTCAGCAGGGGATCGAGCGGTGGGGTTCCGATGACGGTACGGTGTCGTTATCCGAACTTAAGAAAATCAGCGCTCTCGGCCGGCCTACTCTAACGAGTTGTCTACAACAGCTCGCCTCACGCGGATTCGTATCGCCAGCAGGACGAGGACGTTGGCGGTGCGTGGTCGACGTGATTGACCATGATGTGACAGACGATTTAGCTCGCCAAGGGCAACACCGCGCCGAGAATCGTCAAATCGCCGTGCGCCAAATGGTCAACTATGCAGAGAGCCGCAGTTGTCGATGGGCAGCTCTGCTCGATCACTTTGAAGATGAACGGACGCTCGGTCGCACTCCTTGCCGCTGTGACATCTGTGATCCGACCGGCAACGGTTTGGCTCAGCTCGATGGGAACTCTCCAGCTGACTAG
- a CDS encoding TIGR02587 family membrane protein → MNDATDSSNKFLTGLARASGGALLFSLPMLLTMEMWWLGFTMPAMRLAVLLAVTLPTLMGLAYYSGFEVPQGWVGTVVDAFVAYCVGIVVASSVLVLIAVIRSSETMFSEGLGKIVLQAIPASFGAVLASSQFGDDNDNGRRHEPNGHAHHDLGCYFRELFLMFAGAIFLAFNVAPTEEMLVIALKMTAWHAIAMGLCSLVVMHAFVFVVKFRGQEAVPDESSQGSVFLRFTIPGYAIALLASLFCLWVFGRLEDTALEETLMATMVLATPAAVGAAAARLVL, encoded by the coding sequence ATGAATGACGCTACTGACTCCTCGAACAAATTTTTGACTGGACTTGCGAGAGCATCAGGCGGAGCATTGTTGTTCTCGCTGCCGATGCTACTGACGATGGAGATGTGGTGGCTGGGCTTCACGATGCCAGCGATGCGGCTGGCCGTGCTCCTCGCCGTGACTCTGCCGACACTGATGGGGCTGGCCTACTACAGTGGCTTCGAAGTTCCTCAGGGTTGGGTGGGAACCGTCGTTGATGCATTTGTCGCATATTGCGTTGGCATTGTTGTCGCTTCCAGCGTTCTTGTGCTTATCGCAGTCATTCGATCCAGTGAGACCATGTTCAGCGAGGGCTTGGGAAAGATCGTTCTGCAAGCGATTCCAGCAAGTTTTGGGGCCGTGCTGGCGTCAAGCCAGTTCGGTGATGACAATGACAATGGGAGAAGACACGAGCCAAATGGGCATGCGCATCATGATCTCGGATGTTATTTCCGTGAATTGTTCTTGATGTTCGCCGGAGCGATCTTCCTGGCTTTCAACGTCGCGCCGACTGAAGAGATGCTTGTGATTGCCTTGAAGATGACGGCGTGGCATGCCATTGCCATGGGGCTGTGTTCGCTCGTCGTCATGCATGCGTTTGTTTTCGTGGTCAAGTTTCGCGGCCAGGAAGCGGTGCCGGATGAGTCATCCCAAGGCAGTGTCTTCCTACGATTTACCATTCCGGGGTATGCCATCGCTCTACTTGCCAGCCTGTTTTGCTTGTGGGTCTTCGGCCGGCTCGAGGATACTGCGTTGGAAGAAACGCTCATGGCAACGATGGTGCTCGCGACGCCAGCCGCCGTTGGAGCAGCCGCAGCGAGACTGGTTTTATGA
- a CDS encoding cysteine hydrolase family protein, which yields MAEQREDRSLHGSVPDQSDVALLIIDVINDLEFDDGDKLLQFALPMAERLAELRQRFRDTGLPVVYANDNFGRWRSDFRVQVDHCLNEGVRGKPIVELLRPHDDDYFVLKPKHSAFYATTLDVLLEHLQVRSLVITGVAADICVLFTANDAYMRDFDIVIPSDCVAANTRQQSDVALQLMHRVLKADIRPSSQLLRSIG from the coding sequence ATGGCAGAGCAGAGAGAAGATCGCTCACTCCATGGAAGTGTTCCCGATCAAAGTGACGTGGCGCTCTTGATCATCGATGTGATCAATGATCTGGAGTTTGATGACGGCGACAAACTTCTCCAGTTCGCACTTCCGATGGCAGAACGCCTCGCAGAGCTACGACAGCGATTCCGCGACACAGGCTTGCCGGTCGTTTACGCTAACGACAATTTTGGGAGGTGGCGTTCAGACTTTCGGGTGCAAGTCGACCACTGCTTGAACGAGGGTGTCCGCGGAAAGCCCATTGTGGAACTATTGCGGCCACACGACGATGACTACTTTGTGCTCAAACCCAAGCACTCGGCATTCTATGCTACAACGTTGGACGTATTGCTGGAACATCTGCAGGTCCGGAGCTTGGTCATTACTGGGGTCGCTGCCGATATCTGCGTGCTATTCACCGCCAATGATGCGTACATGCGTGACTTCGACATCGTCATCCCGTCCGACTGCGTGGCGGCGAACACACGTCAGCAGTCCGACGTCGCGTTGCAATTGATGCACCGGGTATTGAAGGCGGATATCCGTCCGTCAAGTCAATTGTTGAGGAGTATCGGTTGA
- a CDS encoding endonuclease/exonuclease/phosphatase family protein produces the protein MLTFLVLAIASVLIATAFVPLLPVDWWWVRIGDFPRVQLLVSYLVCLVIVAFMLSQPYAKVAAGLLVASICIQLYWVFPYLPVAPYQVQPAKSDDSSTRLQILTANVLQDNTDASALVQLVKSESPDVCVLCEVNQRWIEDLAPLREQFQHHIEHPLENKYGIALYTNLELVSGEVRAMVKETIPSIDAEIQLASGHSVRLFAVHPNPPRPGEDTTKRDGELVLVGRDVRDSESVIVLGDMNDVGWSRTTDLFQEVSGLLDPRKGRGLYATFNAKSWIWRYPLDHLFHSKDFRVVSLRTLPPIGSDHLPLSVILSHEPEARATQSAPHLDAGDAEDAEAAVEALNEPGALDQPKED, from the coding sequence ATGTTGACGTTCCTTGTTCTCGCGATTGCCAGCGTGCTGATCGCCACAGCGTTTGTTCCGTTACTGCCTGTCGATTGGTGGTGGGTTCGGATCGGTGACTTTCCGCGCGTGCAGCTCTTAGTCTCGTATTTGGTGTGCCTGGTCATCGTGGCGTTCATGCTCAGTCAGCCGTATGCCAAAGTAGCGGCGGGGCTGCTGGTCGCTAGCATCTGCATTCAGCTTTACTGGGTGTTCCCATACCTGCCTGTCGCTCCTTATCAAGTCCAGCCGGCCAAGTCCGACGACTCGTCCACTCGTCTGCAAATATTGACAGCGAATGTGCTGCAAGATAATACGGATGCGTCAGCCTTAGTTCAGTTGGTCAAGTCCGAGTCACCGGACGTGTGCGTGCTGTGCGAAGTCAACCAACGTTGGATTGAGGATCTAGCGCCGCTTCGTGAACAATTTCAACATCACATCGAGCATCCTTTGGAGAACAAGTACGGCATCGCACTCTACACCAATCTCGAACTGGTATCCGGCGAAGTTCGAGCCATGGTGAAGGAGACAATTCCTTCGATCGACGCTGAGATTCAACTTGCGTCGGGTCATTCCGTCCGCTTGTTTGCTGTCCATCCTAATCCACCACGTCCCGGCGAAGATACGACAAAACGAGATGGTGAGTTGGTCTTGGTGGGACGGGACGTCCGCGATAGCGAGAGCGTCATCGTACTCGGGGACATGAACGATGTCGGATGGTCTCGAACCACAGACCTGTTTCAGGAGGTCAGCGGCTTACTTGATCCGCGAAAAGGTCGCGGTCTTTACGCGACTTTCAATGCGAAATCTTGGATTTGGCGATACCCGCTCGACCATCTTTTTCATTCCAAAGATTTTCGGGTAGTCTCGTTGCGAACTCTGCCGCCAATTGGTTCTGACCACCTGCCGTTGTCAGTGATCCTTAGCCACGAACCGGAGGCACGGGCGACGCAGTCGGCTCCGCATCTTGACGCCGGCGACGCAGAAGACGCCGAGGCAGCGGTAGAGGCATTGAACGAACCTGGTGCCCTTGATCAGCCGAAGGAGGATTAG
- a CDS encoding family 16 glycosylhydrolase codes for MRHRFILSAVIAISLATCYPTLVFAQTSKNSIPLSSKSTDQWRIRWDRSDDFNDDEVDWLKWNQSPENFGAWVWDNDANVAVSDGHVQIAMRRLPAPIVKGGRPPTPYTSGMLKSHVTGTYGYYEARIQGAPLFPGVCPSFWLYSKIDDTIVPKDETRYSEVDIVELTQRGDRLEGNERIADCNLHAIVSNGKPGMLRREWHRPNDERFKAEQANEVRLPFDPRSDFHTYGCEITPKTITWFIDGTAIGQKQNRYWHREMHVALSLGLRPPYSTYTAKGFVPAEVKVTEEFPTTMLVDYVRVWDRLK; via the coding sequence GTGAGACACCGATTCATCCTTAGCGCGGTCATCGCGATATCGCTGGCGACCTGCTACCCAACGCTCGTATTCGCTCAGACGAGTAAGAATTCCATACCTTTGTCCTCCAAATCGACGGACCAGTGGCGCATTCGCTGGGATCGGTCGGACGATTTCAATGATGATGAAGTGGATTGGCTCAAGTGGAATCAGTCTCCCGAGAATTTTGGGGCCTGGGTTTGGGACAACGATGCGAATGTTGCAGTATCGGACGGTCACGTGCAGATTGCGATGCGACGATTGCCAGCACCGATCGTCAAGGGAGGCAGGCCTCCGACCCCCTACACCTCAGGTATGTTGAAGTCGCACGTGACAGGCACGTATGGTTACTACGAGGCGCGGATTCAGGGGGCTCCCCTGTTTCCCGGCGTGTGCCCGTCGTTCTGGCTGTATAGCAAAATTGACGATACGATTGTGCCGAAGGACGAGACGCGATACAGCGAAGTGGACATTGTCGAACTGACCCAGCGCGGTGATCGACTCGAAGGCAACGAGCGCATTGCGGATTGCAACCTCCACGCGATCGTGTCGAACGGTAAACCAGGTATGTTGAGACGCGAGTGGCACCGCCCCAACGACGAACGGTTTAAGGCTGAACAAGCCAACGAAGTACGTCTGCCGTTTGACCCTCGCAGTGATTTTCACACGTATGGTTGCGAGATCACTCCTAAAACCATCACGTGGTTCATCGACGGCACAGCGATTGGACAGAAACAGAATCGTTATTGGCATCGCGAAATGCACGTTGCCCTGTCACTTGGGCTTCGTCCCCCTTATTCGACTTATACCGCAAAGGGGTTTGTGCCGGCCGAGGTGAAAGTGACAGAGGAGTTTCCCACGACGATGCTAGTTGATTACGTCCGCGTTTGGGATCGACTGAAGTAG
- a CDS encoding VF530 family DNA-binding protein, producing the protein MNPIQPNRSQPNNPLHGVTLKAMLEYLVAEYGWERLGDRINIHCFNCEPSISSSLRFLRKTDWARAKVERLYLDSRSFDERKGQVTSADVPIEGASVWDRARRDVSEDH; encoded by the coding sequence GTGAATCCGATTCAGCCAAACAGATCTCAGCCAAATAATCCGCTCCACGGCGTGACCCTCAAGGCGATGCTCGAATATTTGGTTGCGGAGTATGGTTGGGAGCGACTGGGAGATCGCATTAACATCCACTGCTTCAATTGCGAACCGAGCATCAGTAGCTCGTTAAGATTTCTCCGCAAGACGGATTGGGCACGCGCGAAGGTCGAGCGACTGTACTTGGATTCGCGTAGCTTTGACGAGCGGAAGGGTCAGGTTACCTCCGCCGATGTGCCCATCGAGGGGGCCAGCGTTTGGGATCGAGCACGTCGAGACGTTTCAGAAGATCACTGA
- a CDS encoding MTH1187 family thiamine-binding protein: MKVIVDLCVVPMGVGVSVGKYVVECQKVLQAAGLNHQVHAYGTNIEGDWDEVFTAIKRCHEHVHAMGAPRITTTIKAGTRTDREQSMQDKIDSVVKQEL, encoded by the coding sequence ATGAAAGTCATCGTAGATCTGTGTGTCGTCCCCATGGGAGTTGGAGTTTCCGTAGGAAAATACGTTGTGGAGTGCCAAAAGGTATTGCAGGCAGCTGGGTTGAATCATCAAGTCCACGCATACGGCACGAACATCGAAGGCGACTGGGACGAAGTGTTCACCGCGATCAAGCGTTGCCACGAGCATGTTCACGCAATGGGTGCACCGCGAATTACAACAACCATCAAAGCTGGAACTCGGACGGACCGCGAGCAGTCCATGCAGGACAAGATCGACAGCGTGGTCAAGCAGGAACTTTAA